In Alkalihalobacillus sp. TS-13, the following are encoded in one genomic region:
- a CDS encoding polysaccharide deacetylase family protein codes for MRRLFIFAFACLFMTMSLVACSFPVSGLQENQDNETERQPEHTREQLSNKDTNEEIDSQPQTEDPDGKLVEYHGPVEHIFFHPTIVYPELAFDYDAMAKGYNDYFVTVDEFKRTLDELHKNDYILIDINSLVEEKEDGKIVTRQLMLPEGKKPLVLSIDDMNYYDYMRKNGNVYKLVLDEEGEVASYEKTLEGKELITRDHAIVPILEQFVEEHPDFSFNGAKGLIALTGYEGVLGYRTNELNSVEIEDRKQEALKVIKRLKETGWSFASHGYGHLDANKVGYHRLADDTHQWKEEVEVLIGGTDVYIYPYGSRVETGGAKFKDLVETGFKILCGVGPEPYMEVYEDSAIMMDRRHIDGIALQTQKDRLAPLLDADNVLENEVRPEY; via the coding sequence ATGAGACGTTTATTTATTTTTGCATTTGCTTGCTTGTTCATGACTATGAGCTTGGTGGCATGTTCTTTTCCAGTATCAGGTTTACAGGAAAATCAGGACAATGAGACTGAACGACAACCAGAACATACTCGTGAACAATTAAGCAATAAAGACACGAATGAGGAAATTGACTCTCAACCTCAAACAGAGGATCCGGATGGTAAATTAGTTGAATATCACGGACCGGTCGAGCATATCTTTTTTCATCCAACAATCGTCTATCCAGAATTGGCATTCGATTACGATGCGATGGCAAAGGGATACAACGACTATTTTGTCACTGTAGATGAATTTAAAAGAACGCTCGATGAACTTCACAAGAATGACTATATCTTAATCGACATCAACTCACTGGTCGAGGAAAAGGAGGATGGCAAAATCGTAACGAGGCAATTGATGCTTCCTGAGGGTAAGAAACCATTGGTCCTCTCGATCGATGATATGAATTACTATGACTATATGAGGAAGAACGGGAATGTTTATAAGCTGGTGCTTGATGAAGAGGGTGAGGTTGCCTCCTACGAAAAGACGCTAGAAGGTAAAGAGCTGATTACACGTGATCATGCGATTGTTCCTATTTTAGAACAATTTGTAGAAGAGCATCCGGATTTCTCTTTCAATGGAGCGAAGGGACTCATAGCACTGACCGGGTATGAGGGTGTTCTAGGCTATCGGACCAATGAATTGAATAGCGTTGAAATTGAAGATCGAAAGCAAGAGGCACTCAAGGTCATCAAGCGATTAAAGGAGACGGGGTGGTCATTTGCGTCTCATGGTTACGGTCATCTGGATGCGAACAAGGTAGGTTATCACCGCCTGGCTGACGATACACACCAATGGAAAGAGGAAGTGGAGGTGTTGATCGGTGGAACAGATGTGTATATCTATCCGTATGGCAGCAGGGTCGAAACAGGAGGAGCGAAATTTAAGGATCTTGTGGAAACAGGCTTTAAAATTCTCTGTGGTGTGGGACCTGAACCATATATGGAAGTATACGAAGATAGCGCGATCATGATGGACCGCCGTCACATTGACGGTATTGCACTTCAAACGCAAAAAGACAGATTAGCACCTCTTCTAGATGCTGACAATGTGCTTGAAAATGAAGTCCGACCTGAATATTAG
- a CDS encoding WGxxGxxG family protein — translation MKTLLSVLFTLTLILSSASITAFAEGNNNQMDTTDDGNYGERPLNINEDDGPLRIGDEADGEDRNGRANVTATGAENDTNWEWLGLLGLVGLLGLRKRDKEPVR, via the coding sequence ATGAAAACCCTTTTGTCTGTCCTTTTTACGCTGACATTAATCCTTTCATCAGCTTCGATCACAGCTTTTGCAGAAGGCAATAATAATCAAATGGACACAACGGATGATGGAAACTATGGTGAGAGGCCACTGAACATTAATGAGGACGATGGTCCATTAAGAATCGGTGATGAAGCAGATGGTGAGGACCGTAATGGCCGAGCAAATGTGACTGCTACTGGCGCTGAGAATGATACGAACTGGGAATGGCTTGGTCTCTTAGGACTAGTAGGACTCTTAGGACTCCGAAAGCGAGATAAAGAACCCGTAAGATAA
- a CDS encoding DinB family protein has translation MLKLFKYNWQVREDWFRWCEDLSKEELLKERVGGVGSILYTLFHIVDVEWSWILGLQGEPEPELPFEEFASLQKVKEFSSRCHADVEPFVRAWTNEMEYRILSETDADGKMVSFKHGEVMRHVIAHEIHHIGQLSVWAREMGRKPVTANLIRRGLYD, from the coding sequence ATGTTGAAACTGTTTAAATATAACTGGCAGGTTCGTGAAGATTGGTTTAGATGGTGTGAAGATTTGTCTAAGGAAGAATTGTTGAAAGAGCGGGTTGGCGGAGTCGGCAGTATCCTTTATACATTGTTTCACATTGTGGATGTCGAATGGAGTTGGATTCTTGGCTTACAGGGTGAGCCGGAGCCAGAACTTCCTTTTGAGGAATTTGCCAGCTTGCAAAAAGTGAAGGAATTTTCAAGTCGATGTCATGCCGACGTTGAACCATTTGTGAGAGCCTGGACGAATGAAATGGAGTACCGGATCCTATCAGAAACGGATGCCGATGGAAAAATGGTCAGCTTCAAACATGGTGAAGTCATGCGTCATGTCATTGCCCACGAAATTCACCACATCGGTCAGTTATCTGTGTGGGCACGTGAAATGGGAAGGAAGCCTGTCACGGCAAATCTCATAAGAAGAGGATTATACGATTGA
- a CDS encoding carbon starvation protein A, which produces MVTFLASIMLLLLGYFFYAKVVERIFGIDDLNRTPAYTKNDGFDYTPMSWWKATLIQLLNIAGLGPIFGAILGALYGPVAFIWIVIGCIFAGAVHDYFSGMLSLRHNGAQFPTIVGKYLGKPAQSMINVLSIGLMILVAAAFTAGPAQLMAEITPLSFTVSILIIFAYFLVATLLPVNKIIGRVYPILGGILIFMALSIGVGLFFFDNPIPNLTVNNLHPEELPIWPLLMVTVSCGAISGFHSTQSPILSRTLKKESEGRKVFYGAMISEGIITLIWAAAGMTFFGSTGALQEALASGGPAGVVNEISSTTLGTLGGILAVLGVIILPITTGDTALRSSRMMLVDLLKPVLKKAGKKTNALLVIPVAAPAFFLTQIDYSFLWRYVGWSNQVVATVMLWTGAMYLIMHQKFHWICSVPALFMTAVVSTYLFYAPEGFGLPYRTSMFIGAAIWTVVFIWFITRLVKWKNTDQTDLVVKKAS; this is translated from the coding sequence ATGGTTACATTTCTTGCATCCATCATGTTATTACTTCTAGGATATTTTTTCTATGCAAAGGTGGTTGAAAGAATTTTCGGCATCGACGACCTAAACCGGACCCCTGCTTATACAAAGAATGACGGGTTCGATTACACACCTATGAGCTGGTGGAAAGCCACCCTCATTCAACTGCTCAACATCGCTGGCCTCGGCCCGATTTTTGGTGCTATCTTAGGGGCACTGTATGGCCCGGTGGCATTTATCTGGATTGTCATCGGCTGTATTTTTGCAGGTGCTGTACACGATTATTTTTCTGGGATGTTATCATTACGCCACAACGGCGCACAATTTCCGACCATTGTCGGTAAATATCTAGGAAAACCAGCACAATCCATGATCAATGTACTCTCAATTGGTTTAATGATTCTTGTGGCAGCTGCATTTACAGCTGGTCCAGCACAGCTGATGGCCGAGATTACACCCTTAAGCTTCACGGTGTCGATCCTGATCATTTTTGCTTATTTTCTTGTAGCGACATTATTGCCTGTCAATAAAATTATCGGACGGGTTTATCCGATTTTAGGTGGAATCCTCATTTTCATGGCGCTTTCAATCGGGGTTGGATTATTCTTTTTCGATAACCCGATTCCGAACTTGACTGTGAACAACCTGCACCCTGAAGAACTGCCGATTTGGCCGCTACTGATGGTCACCGTTTCGTGTGGGGCAATCTCAGGTTTCCATAGTACACAAAGTCCGATTTTATCCAGAACGTTGAAAAAAGAAAGTGAAGGGCGTAAAGTCTTTTACGGTGCCATGATCAGTGAAGGGATCATCACGCTCATTTGGGCAGCTGCGGGAATGACGTTCTTCGGCAGTACAGGGGCGCTTCAGGAGGCTCTTGCGTCAGGAGGTCCTGCAGGTGTCGTAAACGAAATAAGCTCGACGACTCTTGGAACACTGGGTGGCATCCTGGCCGTACTTGGTGTGATCATTTTACCGATTACGACAGGGGATACAGCATTACGGTCATCTCGTATGATGCTTGTGGATCTTTTAAAGCCTGTTCTCAAAAAAGCCGGAAAGAAGACGAATGCATTGCTTGTCATTCCAGTTGCTGCGCCAGCCTTTTTCCTGACACAGATCGATTACAGCTTTTTATGGCGTTACGTCGGCTGGTCGAATCAGGTCGTTGCGACAGTCATGCTTTGGACAGGAGCCATGTACTTGATCATGCATCAGAAGTTTCATTGGATCTGTAGTGTGCCTGCTCTATTCATGACTGCCGTGGTGAGCACATATCTCTTTTATGCACCAGAAGGGTTCGGATTGCCGTATAGAACCTCAATGTTCATCGGAGCTGCGATCTGGACAGTTGTTTTCATTTGGTTCATCACTCGACTTGTAAAATGGAAAAATACCGATCAAACAGATTTGGTGGTCAAAAAAGCAAGTTGA
- a CDS encoding M23 family metallopeptidase, whose product MKSSLMTFAAAGLLIFSMNPGHSLNGAAGVTEYEENQIQKIDYRITPEEFGNAFLDSEFKKIYQQMSDEIQENVPYEDFKRMAESFNHGVKTYELASSFTFNKHMQRDVWIDDHNTKGMQVVYSKHKTIEGFQLAPLESYPETDQTYTENAYNMPIQDKWFVFWGGTNQLLNYHYSAENQRYAYDLVMMKNGSSYHGNPTKNKHYYAFGEKVTAPAAGKVVEVVDGIKDNVPGEMNSEKPLGNHVIIEHENGEYSLLAHFKEDSLSVEAGEWVEQDDLLGLCGNSGNSSEPHIHFQVMDSPDIWDAQSVRITFEKGNEPIQGDFITP is encoded by the coding sequence GTGAAAAGCAGTCTAATGACGTTTGCCGCCGCTGGACTACTCATCTTTTCGATGAACCCCGGTCACTCTCTGAATGGAGCTGCCGGAGTAACAGAATATGAGGAAAACCAAATTCAAAAGATCGACTACAGAATTACACCAGAGGAATTCGGTAATGCTTTCCTGGATAGTGAATTCAAAAAAATTTATCAGCAAATGAGCGATGAAATTCAGGAAAACGTACCATATGAAGACTTTAAAAGGATGGCAGAATCTTTCAATCACGGTGTGAAAACATATGAATTGGCAAGTAGTTTTACATTCAACAAACATATGCAAAGGGATGTATGGATCGATGACCATAATACAAAAGGGATGCAGGTAGTATATAGTAAACACAAAACAATTGAAGGTTTTCAGCTAGCCCCGCTTGAATCTTATCCAGAAACGGATCAAACGTATACTGAAAATGCGTACAATATGCCGATCCAGGACAAATGGTTTGTTTTTTGGGGAGGCACCAACCAATTGCTCAATTATCATTACTCTGCAGAAAATCAAAGGTATGCCTATGATCTAGTGATGATGAAGAACGGCAGCAGCTATCATGGAAATCCGACGAAAAATAAACACTATTATGCTTTCGGTGAGAAAGTGACTGCTCCGGCTGCTGGCAAAGTAGTCGAAGTCGTCGATGGCATTAAGGATAATGTGCCAGGCGAAATGAATTCGGAGAAACCGCTTGGTAACCATGTCATTATTGAACATGAAAATGGAGAATATAGCTTGCTTGCCCATTTTAAAGAGGATTCGCTTTCGGTTGAGGCAGGTGAATGGGTGGAACAAGACGACCTGCTCGGATTATGCGGGAATTCAGGAAATTCAAGTGAGCCGCATATCCATTTCCAGGTGATGGACTCACCAGATATTTGGGATGCACAATCTGTTCGGATCACGTTTGAAAAAGGAAATGAGCCTATTCAAGGAGATTTTATAACACCTTAA
- a CDS encoding YhcN/YlaJ family sporulation lipoprotein codes for MFLKVKFLLVACLFATTLVACNMGGNDNMGGNDNMGDNGAETENIGDRDNGVIDNNDRAGVMNNERVRVAEKAAEKIETMKQIEDANVFVTNENAYVAAQFTPAVNTEGEVTKEIEQEISQKVKSTDPDINNVFVSTNPEFFDRSQDYAEKFGRGEPVQGLFDEFNETIRRVFPNAR; via the coding sequence ATGTTCTTGAAAGTAAAATTCTTGTTAGTTGCATGTCTTTTCGCTACAACATTGGTAGCTTGTAACATGGGTGGCAACGATAACATGGGTGGCAACGATAACATGGGTGATAACGGCGCTGAAACAGAGAATATCGGTGATCGTGACAACGGGGTCATCGATAACAATGACCGTGCTGGGGTCATGAACAACGAACGTGTCCGAGTTGCAGAAAAAGCTGCTGAAAAGATTGAAACTATGAAACAAATAGAGGATGCGAACGTTTTCGTTACAAACGAGAATGCATATGTTGCAGCACAGTTCACTCCTGCCGTTAATACAGAAGGGGAAGTGACGAAGGAAATCGAGCAAGAAATTTCTCAGAAAGTCAAATCGACTGACCCTGACATCAACAATGTTTTCGTTTCGACAAACCCTGAGTTCTTTGATCGTTCACAGGATTATGCTGAAAAGTTTGGCCGAGGAGAGCCTGTGCAAGGTTTGTTTGATGAATTCAACGAAACGATCCGCCGCGTTTTTCCTAACGCCCGCTAA
- the argC gene encoding N-acetyl-gamma-glutamyl-phosphate reductase, with translation MKAAIIGGTGYGAVELVRLLHNHPLVEISTIVSHSNSGKELQSIYPHLSHIIDTSFAAMDVAKVSEEVDLVFFGTPSGVSSELIPQFMEHGVKCIDLAGDFRLKSPDIYETWYKKSAPPPQYTDQAIYGLSEIYPDDVKNATLIANPGCYPTATLLALIPVLKEKLIEPQSIIIDAKSGLSGAGRSQSLTAHFSETNENFRAYKVAAHQHIPEIEQVLVKESGDDLQVSFTPHLVPMTRGIMCTIYSNLTTGKTTEELISLYKSFYKDHPFVRIRPEGIIPATKEVYGSNYCDIGFKVDDRTGRVTIVSVIDNLVKGAAGQAIQNMNLMQGWDEQTGLTNVPIYP, from the coding sequence TTGAAAGCAGCGATTATCGGAGGAACCGGTTATGGGGCAGTTGAGCTTGTGAGGTTGCTTCATAACCACCCCCTAGTTGAAATTTCCACTATTGTTTCCCACTCGAACAGCGGCAAGGAGCTTCAATCGATCTACCCGCATTTATCACACATCATCGACACTTCTTTTGCTGCGATGGACGTGGCGAAAGTCAGTGAAGAAGTGGATCTCGTATTTTTCGGAACGCCATCAGGAGTCAGTTCGGAACTGATCCCACAATTCATGGAACACGGAGTGAAGTGCATCGATCTAGCTGGTGACTTTCGGTTGAAGTCCCCTGACATCTATGAAACGTGGTATAAGAAAAGCGCACCACCTCCACAATACACAGATCAAGCAATCTACGGGTTGAGCGAAATTTATCCGGACGATGTGAAAAATGCGACCCTGATCGCGAACCCCGGATGTTATCCGACAGCAACGTTGCTTGCGCTCATTCCAGTTTTAAAAGAAAAGCTGATTGAGCCGCAATCGATCATCATCGACGCGAAGTCTGGACTCTCAGGAGCAGGGAGAAGCCAATCACTGACCGCACATTTCTCGGAAACGAACGAAAACTTCCGGGCATACAAAGTGGCCGCGCATCAGCACATCCCGGAAATTGAACAGGTCCTCGTCAAGGAAAGCGGCGACGATCTTCAGGTTTCATTCACTCCTCATCTTGTGCCGATGACAAGAGGCATCATGTGTACGATCTATTCGAATTTGACAACAGGAAAAACGACAGAAGAACTCATCTCGTTATACAAATCATTTTACAAGGACCATCCTTTTGTTCGGATCCGTCCTGAGGGGATCATCCCTGCAACCAAAGAGGTGTACGGAAGCAACTATTGCGACATCGGTTTTAAAGTGGATGACCGGACTGGCAGGGTGACGATCGTTTCTGTAATCGACAACCTCGTCAAAGGTGCGGCAGGTCAAGCGATCCAGAATATGAATCTGATGCAAGGATGGGATGAACAGACAGGGCTCACCAATGTGCCGATTTATCCATAA
- the argJ gene encoding bifunctional ornithine acetyltransferase/N-acetylglutamate synthase: MQAVKTNEIVGVKDGGVTTPLGFKAGGIHCGLRKTRLDLGYVLSEVPAVTAGVYTTNQFQAPPLKVTQESIAVEEKIQAILVNSAVANACTGTQGLADAYQMQQVFAEELGIAKHHVAVTSTGVIGVHLPMEKIKSGVKKILAEKHEGAVNFEEAILTTDTTVKHHAVQFEIDGKLVSIGGAAKGSGMIHPNMATMLGFITTDVNIAHESLQAGLRQVTDETFNMITVDGDTSTNDMVLTLANGKAGNEPLTEDHPDWDVFLQGLKTVCASLAQKIARDGEGATKLIEVHVKGATSGTAARAVGKAVISSNLVKTAIYGTDPNWGRIVCAIGYSGEKVEPEKVSVSLGNIPVVINGLPCPFSEEEASNYLKQENVNIYVELNQGDHEATAWGCDLSYDYVKINASYRT; this comes from the coding sequence ATGCAAGCAGTGAAAACGAACGAAATCGTCGGTGTAAAAGATGGGGGTGTCACCACGCCGCTAGGATTCAAAGCTGGCGGGATTCATTGCGGACTCCGGAAGACGCGTCTTGATCTCGGGTATGTTTTATCAGAAGTTCCGGCTGTGACTGCAGGTGTCTACACGACGAACCAATTTCAAGCTCCTCCGTTAAAAGTGACGCAGGAAAGCATCGCGGTCGAGGAGAAAATCCAGGCGATACTTGTGAACTCGGCGGTTGCGAATGCATGTACTGGTACTCAAGGATTAGCGGATGCTTACCAAATGCAGCAAGTGTTCGCGGAGGAACTCGGTATAGCGAAGCATCATGTCGCCGTTACGTCGACGGGTGTGATTGGTGTCCATTTGCCGATGGAGAAGATCAAGTCCGGCGTGAAAAAAATCCTTGCGGAAAAACACGAAGGTGCCGTGAACTTCGAGGAGGCGATCCTCACAACCGATACGACGGTCAAACACCATGCGGTCCAGTTCGAGATCGACGGAAAACTAGTGAGTATCGGTGGAGCTGCGAAAGGCTCTGGGATGATCCACCCGAACATGGCAACGATGCTTGGTTTCATCACCACCGACGTCAACATCGCGCATGAGAGTCTGCAGGCAGGATTACGACAGGTGACGGACGAGACGTTCAACATGATCACGGTCGATGGCGATACGAGTACGAACGACATGGTGCTCACGCTGGCAAACGGAAAGGCAGGCAATGAACCGCTCACCGAGGACCACCCGGATTGGGACGTATTTTTACAAGGATTGAAGACAGTCTGTGCGTCACTTGCGCAAAAGATTGCACGTGATGGAGAAGGAGCAACGAAACTGATCGAGGTCCACGTGAAAGGGGCGACAAGCGGAACTGCTGCACGCGCCGTCGGAAAGGCGGTCATCTCCTCCAACCTCGTGAAGACGGCGATTTACGGGACGGATCCGAACTGGGGAAGAATCGTTTGTGCGATTGGTTATAGCGGGGAGAAGGTCGAACCGGAAAAGGTCAGTGTTTCCCTAGGTAATATTCCAGTCGTCATCAATGGTCTGCCATGCCCTTTCAGCGAAGAGGAAGCATCGAACTATTTGAAACAGGAAAATGTGAATATTTATGTGGAGCTGAATCAAGGTGATCATGAAGCGACAGCCTGGGGCTGTGATCTGTCCTATGATTACGTGAAAATCAATGCATCGTATCGAACATAA
- the argB gene encoding acetylglutamate kinase produces MNYLVIKCGGSVLEALPESFYENIVHLQKELDVKPVIVHGGGPLISSLLKKMGTETTFVNGLRVTTEEVLDVVEMVLSGSVNKQIVRHLVEAGGAAYGLSGIDGGLLKAKKLESAVDLGYVGKIFHVETKLISQLGDHGYIPVISPLGIDERGQRYNINGDIAAAEVAKALGAKLCLISDIPGIYVEEADEKQVLHSVTKDDILQLMKSEVITGGMIPKVKSAIDALEHGVPEVSIINGMAVDALIDFSTGKEIGTKITLAEEVAHVH; encoded by the coding sequence ATGAACTATCTTGTCATCAAGTGTGGCGGAAGTGTTTTGGAAGCGTTACCCGAATCGTTTTATGAAAATATCGTCCATTTGCAGAAGGAGCTTGATGTGAAGCCGGTCATCGTCCATGGCGGCGGCCCGCTCATTTCTTCGCTTTTGAAAAAGATGGGCACGGAAACAACCTTTGTCAACGGACTGCGCGTGACGACTGAAGAAGTGCTCGATGTCGTCGAAATGGTGCTGAGCGGATCAGTCAATAAACAGATTGTCCGACACCTGGTTGAAGCCGGTGGTGCCGCTTACGGCTTGAGCGGGATCGATGGCGGTCTTTTGAAAGCGAAAAAGCTGGAAAGTGCTGTGGACCTCGGCTACGTCGGAAAAATCTTTCACGTTGAAACGAAGCTGATTTCGCAGCTCGGTGACCACGGGTATATCCCTGTCATTTCACCGCTCGGGATTGATGAACGGGGACAGCGGTACAACATCAATGGCGACATCGCTGCTGCGGAAGTGGCGAAAGCGCTTGGTGCGAAGCTTTGTCTGATCAGCGATATACCAGGAATATATGTAGAGGAAGCAGACGAAAAGCAGGTACTCCATTCCGTGACGAAGGATGATATTTTACAGCTGATGAAGTCCGAAGTGATTACTGGCGGGATGATCCCGAAAGTGAAATCGGCGATCGATGCGCTTGAGCACGGGGTGCCTGAGGTGTCGATCATAAACGGGATGGCCGTAGATGCACTGATCGATTTTTCTACAGGGAAAGAAATTGGTACGAAAATCACACTAGCTGAGGAGGTCGCACATGTCCACTGA
- a CDS encoding acetylornithine transaminase, which yields MSTELLTEISPLMKTYNRFPITLEKGKGSYVWDQEGNKYLDFTSGIATCNLGHVPDVVKKRVELQLEKLWHCSNLYHIPEQEAVAELLVKHSCGDQVFFCNSGAEANEAAIKLARKYARGVKGEEEACEIVTFNQSFHGRTMATLSATGQAKIQDGFAPLLQGFRHLPFNDVEALQQLPSDKTCAVLVELVQGEGGVIPADADWMQQLEDICKANGILLMVDEIQTGMGRTGTLFAYEQYGIDPDVITVAKGLGSGFPIGAVIAKGKVGEAFGPGTHGSTFGGNPLVSSAAFATVNHLVSSDVINETFILGHYLKNQMEQMKVEFADIKEVRGKGLLLGIEINGKAISVVEKARAKGVLILVAGPNVVRILPPLTTSKEEIDMFVAVLKEVFTEA from the coding sequence ATGTCCACTGAACTACTCACAGAAATCTCGCCTCTCATGAAAACATACAACCGGTTTCCGATTACACTTGAAAAAGGGAAAGGAAGCTACGTCTGGGACCAGGAAGGGAACAAGTATCTCGATTTCACCTCAGGCATCGCCACATGCAACCTGGGTCACGTTCCCGATGTTGTCAAGAAACGGGTGGAATTGCAATTGGAGAAGCTCTGGCACTGTTCGAACCTATATCATATCCCAGAACAGGAGGCGGTCGCCGAGCTGTTGGTGAAACATAGCTGCGGTGATCAGGTCTTCTTCTGTAATAGCGGGGCTGAGGCGAATGAGGCTGCGATCAAACTGGCACGGAAGTATGCGCGTGGGGTGAAAGGTGAAGAGGAGGCTTGCGAGATTGTGACCTTCAACCAATCATTCCACGGGCGGACAATGGCGACGCTTTCTGCCACCGGTCAGGCGAAGATCCAGGATGGTTTTGCCCCGTTGCTTCAGGGGTTCCGGCATCTACCTTTTAATGATGTCGAGGCGTTGCAACAGCTTCCATCCGATAAAACGTGTGCGGTGCTGGTCGAACTTGTCCAGGGCGAAGGGGGCGTGATTCCGGCGGACGCGGATTGGATGCAGCAGCTTGAGGACATTTGTAAAGCGAACGGAATCCTGTTGATGGTCGATGAAATTCAGACGGGAATGGGCCGGACCGGAACCCTGTTTGCTTATGAGCAATACGGCATCGATCCAGATGTGATTACGGTTGCCAAGGGACTCGGTTCGGGCTTTCCGATCGGTGCGGTGATTGCGAAAGGAAAAGTGGGGGAAGCCTTCGGACCGGGAACGCACGGGAGTACGTTCGGAGGGAATCCGTTGGTGTCCTCGGCGGCCTTTGCGACAGTCAACCATCTCGTTTCAAGCGATGTCATCAACGAAACATTCATCCTCGGTCACTATTTGAAAAATCAGATGGAGCAAATGAAGGTCGAGTTTGCGGATATAAAAGAAGTGCGTGGAAAAGGATTGCTGCTCGGGATCGAGATAAACGGCAAGGCGATCTCTGTCGTGGAAAAAGCGCGAGCGAAAGGCGTGCTGATTTTGGTAGCGGGACCGAATGTAGTGAGGATCCTGCCACCACTCACCACTTCAAAGGAAGAAATCGATATGTTCGTCGCTGTTTTGAAGGAAGTCTTTACAGAAGCTTGA
- a CDS encoding VOC family protein, with protein MKMLEAIPALPVKDLKSSIAFYRDTLGFALVHEEDGFAVLTWDEIEIHLWLANDERWRMVDRPAPVISGAESFIAGTASCRIGMDGVDELHGRLAELEILHPNAPLGNRPWGVREFAVVDPDNNLITFYERLVR; from the coding sequence ATGAAGATGCTCGAAGCCATTCCTGCTTTGCCTGTAAAGGATCTTAAGAGCAGTATTGCGTTTTATCGAGACACATTAGGGTTTGCGCTTGTTCATGAAGAGGATGGTTTTGCGGTACTAACCTGGGATGAGATCGAGATCCACCTCTGGCTTGCGAATGATGAACGGTGGCGGATGGTGGACAGGCCAGCTCCCGTCATTTCAGGTGCTGAGTCGTTCATTGCCGGGACAGCAAGCTGTCGGATCGGTATGGATGGTGTTGATGAACTTCACGGACGCCTGGCGGAACTTGAGATTTTGCATCCGAATGCACCTCTCGGAAACCGCCCATGGGGAGTCCGGGAATTTGCCGTTGTGGATCCGGACAACAATCTGATCACATTTTATGAGCGATTGGTGCGTTGA
- a CDS encoding DUF1697 domain-containing protein, producing MTVHIALLRGINVGGKKRVKMDQLKEIFASLGFRNVKTYIQSGNVMFEADETEGLGGQIERRLKEELGFEVPVLIKTQEEWEKAIEQNPYDVEALDENEKLHVSFLAKEPTPEVVEELMTCKVMWMRSEF from the coding sequence ATGACTGTTCACATTGCGCTGTTGCGCGGAATAAATGTTGGTGGAAAGAAAAGAGTAAAGATGGATCAGTTGAAGGAAATCTTTGCGTCACTCGGGTTCCGAAATGTGAAAACCTATATCCAAAGCGGGAATGTGATGTTTGAAGCAGATGAGACAGAAGGGCTTGGTGGGCAGATTGAACGTAGGTTAAAAGAAGAATTAGGATTCGAGGTGCCAGTTCTCATCAAAACACAGGAAGAGTGGGAGAAAGCGATCGAACAAAATCCGTATGATGTTGAGGCATTAGATGAGAATGAAAAGTTGCATGTGAGCTTTTTGGCAAAAGAGCCGACGCCTGAGGTGGTGGAAGAGCTCATGACGTGTAAAGTGATGTGGATGAGATCCGAATTTTAG